A single region of the Gopherus evgoodei ecotype Sinaloan lineage chromosome 3, rGopEvg1_v1.p, whole genome shotgun sequence genome encodes:
- the PEX3 gene encoding peroxisomal biogenesis factor 3 yields the protein MLASLWSFLKRHKKKCLFLGTFLGGVYLLGKYGQRKIKEIQEREAAEYIAQARRQYHFESNQRTCNMTVLSMLPALKDALMHQLNSESLTSLLKNRPPNKLEIWEDLKIISFTRSIVAVYSTCMLVVLLRVQLNIIGGYIYLDNAAICKNGTTPLAPPEVQQQYLSSIQHLLGDGLTELITVVKQAVQKVFGSVSLKHTLSLLELEQKLKEIRKLIEQHKDLSHSDKIGSRSLLCHYMMPDEENPLATQACGLTERDVATIKLLNETRDMLESPDFSTVLSTCLNRGFSRLLDNMAEFFRPTEQDLCQSGSVNSLSSVSLPLAKIIPIINGQIHSVCSETPSHFIQDLLMMEQMKDFAANVYEAFSTSQQLEK from the exons GAGTCTACCTACTGGGAAAATACGGGCAGAGGAAAATTAAAGAAATCCAAGAAAGAGAAGCAGCTGAATATATTGCCCAAGCACGAAGGCAGTATCATTTTGAAAGTAATCAGAGGACCTGCAATATGACAG TGCTGTCAATGCTTCCAGCACTGAAGGATGCCCTAATGCATCAGTTGAATTCTGAAAGCCTCACATCTTTGCTGAAAAATAG ACCACCAAACAAGTTAGAAATATGGGAGGATTTAAAGATAATAA GTTTTACCAGAAGCATTGTAGCTGTGTATAGTACGTGCATGCTTGTAGTTCTTCTGCGAGTCCAATTAAACATTATTGGTGGTTACATCTATTTGGATAATGCGGCAATCTGCAAAAACGGCACA acaCCTCTAGCTCCCCCTGAAGTCCAACAACAATATTTATCAAGTATTCAACACCTTCTAGGAGATG GTCTGACTGAGTTAATAACTGTAGTTAAACAAGCTGTGCAGAAAGTGTTTGGAAG TGTTTCTCTTAAACATACTCTGTCTCTTTTGGAGTTGGAGCAGAAACTTAAAGAAATCAGAAAGTTGATAGAACAGCATAAAGATTTGTCCCACTCAGATAAGATTGGATCTAGATCTCTGTTGTGTCATTATATGATGCCTGATGAAGAAAACCCATTAGCCACCCAG GCCTGtggacttacagaaagagatgtTGCTACTATTAAATTACTTAATGAAACCAGAGATATGTTGGAAAG cccaGATTTTAGTACAGTTTTGAGCACATGTTTAAACAGAGGATTCAGTCGACTATTGGACAATATGGCAGAGTTCTTTAGACCCACTGAACAGGACCTATGTCAGAGTGGCTCTGTAAATAG TCTCTCCAGTGTCAGTCTTCCTTTGGCAAAGATAATACCCATCATAAATGGACAGATCCATTCAGTGTGCAGTGAAACCCCTAGTCACTTTATTCAG GACTTGTTGATGATGGAACAAATGAAAGACTTTGCTGCTAATGTGTATGAAGCTTTTAGTACTTCTCAGCAATTAGAGAAGTGA